GTTCAGAAGGGAGAGTGACGGGAGGAGAGGAGGTCAGAAGGGAGAGTGACGGGAAGAGCGGAGGTCAGAAGGGAGAGTGACGGGAGGAGGGGAGGTCAGAAGGGAGAGTGACGGGAGGAGCGGAGGTCAGAAGGGAGAGTGACGGGAGGAGCGGAGGTCAGAAGGGAGAGTGACGGGAGGAGCGGTGTTCAGAAGGGAGAGTGACGGGAGGAGAGGAGGTCAGAAGGGAGAGTGACGGGAGGAGCGGAGGTCAGAAGGGAGAGTGACGGGAGGAGCGGAGGTCAGAAGGGAGAGTGACGGGAGGAGCGGAGGTCAGAAGGGAGAGTGACGGGAGGAGCGGAGGTCAGAAGGGAGAGTGACGGGAGGAGCGGTGTTCAGAAGGGAGAGTGACGGGAGGAGCGGTGTTCAGAAGGGAGAGTGACGGGAGGAGCGGTGTTCAGAAGGGAGAGTGACGGGAGGAGCGGTGTTCAGAAGGGAGAGTGACGGGAGGAGCGGTGTTCAGAAGGGAGAGTGACGGGAGGAGCGGTGTTCAGAAGGGAGAGTGACGGGAGGAGCGGTGTTCAGAAGGGAGAGTGACGGGAGGAGCGGTGTTCAGAAGGGAGAGTGACGGGAGGAGCGGTGTTCAGAAGGGAGTGACAGGAGAAGCGGTGTTCAGaagggagagtgacaggaggagcGGAGGCAGTGTTGATAGACTATTGACCCCAATAAATGGGAGGCTATTTATTGGGGTCAATGTGATCGAGTGATGGGTAGGGGCTCGGTTAGTCTGTCTGGTCGGCTGACGGGTAGGGGCTCGGTTAGTCTGTCTGGTCGGGTGACGGGTAGGGGCTCGGTTAGTCTGTCTGGTCGGGTGACGGGTAGGGGCTCGGTTAGTCTGTCTGGTCGGGTGACGGGTAGGGGCTCGGTTAGTCTGTCTGGTCGGGTGACGGGTAGGGGCTCGGTTAGTCTGTCTGGTCGGGTGACGGGTAGGGGCTCGGTTAGTCTGTCTGGTCGGGTGACGGTTAGGGGCTCGGTTAGTCTATCTGGTCTGGTGACGGGTTGGGGCTCGGTTAGTCTGTCTGGTCGGGTGACGGTTAGGGGCTCGGTTAGTCTGTCTGGTCGGGTGACGGGTAGGGGCTCGGTTAGTCTGTCTGGTCTGGTGACGGGTTGGGGCTCGGTTAGTCTGTCTGGTCTGGTGACGGGTAGGGACTCGGTTAGTCTGTCTGGTCGGGTGACGGGTAGGGGCTCGGTTAGTCTGTCTGGTCTGGTGACGGGTAGGGACTCGGTTAGTCTGTCTGGTCTGGTGACGGGTAGGGGCTCGGTTAGTCTGTCTGGTCTGGTGACGGGTAGGGACTCGGTTAGTCTGTCTGGTCGGGTGACGGGTAGGGGCTCGGTTAGTCTGTCTGGTCTGGTGATGGGTAGGGGCTCGGTTAGTCTGTCTGGTCGGGTGATGGGTAGGGGCTCGGTTAGTCTGTCTGGTCGGGTGACGGTTAGGGGCTCGGTTAGTCTATCTGGTCTGGTGACGGGTTGGGGCTCGGTTAGTTTGTCTGGTCGGGTGACGGGTAGGGGCTCGGTTAGTCTGTCTGGTCTGGTGACGGGTAGGGGCTCGGTTAGTCTGTCTGGTCTGGTGACGGGTAGGGGCTCGGTTAGTCTGTCTGGTGACGGGTAGGGGCTCGGTTAGTCTGTCTGATCGGGTGATGGGTAGGGTCTCGGTTAGTCTGTCTGGTCGGGTTATGGGTAGGGGCTCCGTTAGTCTGTCTGGTCTGGTGACGGGTAGGGGCTCGGTTAGTCTGTCTGGTCTGGTGACGGGTAGGGACTCGGTTAGTCTGTCTGGTCGGGTGATGGGTAGGGGCTCGGTTAGTCTGTCTGGTCGGGTGACGGGTAGGGGCTCGGTTAGTCTGTCTGGTCGGGTGACGGGTAGGGGCTCGGTTAGTCTGTCTGGTCGGGTGACGAGTAGGGGCTCGGTTAGTCTGTCTGGTCGGGTGACGGTTAGGGGCTCGGTTAGTCTATCTGGTCTGGTGACGGGTTGGGGCTCGGTTAGTTTGTCTGGTCTGGTGACGGGTAGGGGCTCGGTTAGTCTGTCTGGTCTGGTGACGGGTAGGGGCTCGGTTAGTCTGTCTGGTCTGGTGACGGGTAGGGGCTCGGTTAGTCTGTCTGGTGACGGGTAGGGGCTCGGTTAGTCTGTCTGATCGGGTGATGGGTAGGGTCTCGGTTAGTCTGTCTGGTCGGGTGATGGGTAGGGGCTCGGTTAGTCTGTCTGGTCTGGTGACGGGTAGGGGCTCGGTTAGTCTGTCTGGTCTGGTGACGGGTAGGGACTCGGTTAGTCTGTCTGGTCGGGTGACGGGTAGGGGCTCGGTTAGTCTGTCTGGTCGGGTGACGGGTAGGGGCTCGGTTAGTCTGTCTGGTCGGGTGACGGGTAGGGGCTCGGTTAGTCTATCTGGTCTGGTGACGGGTTGGGGCTCGGTTAGTTTGTCTGGTCTGGTGACGGGTAGGGGCTCGGTTAGTCTGTCTGGTCTGGTGGACGGGTAGGGGCTCGGTTAGTCTGTCTGGTCTGGTGACGGGTAGGGGCTCGGTTAGTCTGTCTGGTGACGGGTAGGGGCTCGGTTAGTCTGTCTGATCGGGTGATGGGTAGGGTCTCGGTTAGTCTGTCTGGTCGGGTGATGGGTAGGGGCTCGGTTAGTCTGTCTGGTCTGGTGACGGGTAGGGGCTCGGTTAGTCTGTCTGGTGACGGGTAGGGGCTCGGTTAGTCTGTCTGATCGGGTGATGGGTAGGGTCTCGGTTAGTCTGTCTGGTCGGGTGATGGGTAGGGACTCAGTTAGTCTGTCTGGTCTGGTGACGGGTAGGGACTCGGTTAGTCTGTTGAGTTACACCTCTACCCCTGGTTCTTGCAGAATGCAGCAGCCGGAGTTGAGAGAATGCTCCTAGGTAATAAATGTGACATGGAGAACAGACGGAAGATCCAGAAGGAGAGCGGGGAAAAGGTAACAGTGTCGTGTATGTTCACCGATATCTCTCTGCACTGTGTATGTAGAACTATAACCTGTTGTCTCCCGTTCTCCAGTTGGCTAAAGAGTACGGCATCCGCTTCTTTGAAACCAGCGCCAAGTCCAGTCAGAATGTGGATGAGGTAGGTGACCCATCGTGTCTGGAGGTGGGTGGGGGGGCGCCCTCTCCATTTCTTAAACTTCCTAAAGCCAGACTGTAAGCAGAAGAGAGCCGCTGTCCTCGCCCGAGCTGCCCATAAACCAGGGGCTGCAGATACGTGGCCATCTCTTGCTTGGACCAACCACTTCTTTCTTGTGTCTCCTCAGGCTTTTAACGCACTGGCCACGGATATCTTGGTGCAGATGTCACGGAGAGCAGTAAGTGTTGCTCCTTCAGCGGTAGCGGGTCTTTATTGAACTATGACTGTAACACGGAGCTGACATTCTGTTCCTCACAGGGTCACGGCATGAAGGATCCGGTGGATTTAAAAAGTTCCTCTAAGAAAGGCAGCAACAAGTGTTCTTTGATATAAAGGTCCGGTGGATCGGAACGTGGAAGGTCCCCCCCTGTTATTTTCATGATATGGATGGGGCCATTATCCAGATAATTCATGAAAGAGATCTAGAACCTGCCAACAAAGAGACAATGCGGATTCTCCCGTCTCTCCCCTTATTTCCAGAAGGAGAGAAATTAGGGGAGCCTTGTTTTCCTGAGTCCCCCTGAAGAAAATTCTAGAGCTTCTGAAAACCCGTTCATCATAGAGATATTAAACATTACAGGATCCGTCGTCCTTAGTATAAAGGACTGCTGAGGGTATTGTACGTGGAGAAGACTCTTTGATCTAGACGCTCCACCCGTTGTTAGATGTTGGGTGTAGAAGAGGAAGAATCGCGCTAACCATcatgtttatatttttcacaaGGTGTTCTACCCTAAAATCAAGAGACAAAACTTTTATTGGCTCCCCGACACAATTATACATTAATAGCGTATGACTGGCCGGTCTCGTGGGAaaacttggatggctttgcattAGTGGGTTGTCCCTCTCGACTTGTAACTGCAGTATTAACGGAGATAGGCTTTGGGGTGTTGGGGAAACCTTGCTATAATGTACATAGGGTGACACGCCCATATTACAGGGTGCTAGTACTGTGAACCTCTTACTGTAAGCTGTAGGAGCACatttaaaaaactatatatatatataaaatttactaACAGAGATTCAAAGTTAATATTGAGGACGATAATCTTCGTATAGAATGTTATTTAGGAGGTGAGGAAGGTTTTATACGAAAGTCTTTGAAGGTGTCGGCTGTCTGTTAATCTGTTTATTGTGGGTCTCCAGCTGATTCATGGACACAGcttgctgggaactgtagttcaAAAACGGCTATAGAGAGATGGTGGTTAGACGCATGTTACTGAGCAGATGTTTTCCACATTTACACACAATCCCTAAACCGATAAGAGGATTTACAAATAATTGTTGTTGTTTTCCTTGCTGCCATTTGGTTGAAATACAGCACTTACAAATTgttattcttttttgtttttctaaacatCTGCTTCTATACACAGCATTTTCCCAAGATATATTATCCACAGATCCAAAGAGAGGGGGGCATTGTTTATATTTGCAAATTCACTTAACAAAAAGTCATCTGGGGATTACTTTTGCTGAGATGTAGTAAACAGCACTCAAAAGTACCGTATTTAATGTCTTTGGATGAAATAACAATTATTTGCAAATGATCTTAAATCCAAGAgggtagatgtttttttttttttactactgtgCATTGAACTGTTCTatgaaaatataacttttttttaatatacagtttGATTGCAGCAGCGATTAGTGTGTCCGTAGCAACAGTCTGAGCCAATGAAAACTGTCCATTTCTATAACTGCGGACCGCACCGTTCTTATTGGTTGGAATTGAATCACTGTATGTTAGGTACAATTACTGGAAAATGAATGTGATAACGTGTAGAGTGTTCTCTCAGGGGAGTGCACTCAACTTTgtatcataaaatacatttttttgcaacattttttaatCTGT
This genomic window from Mixophyes fleayi isolate aMixFle1 unplaced genomic scaffold, aMixFle1.hap1 Scaffold_3964, whole genome shotgun sequence contains:
- the LOC142134123 gene encoding ras-related protein Rab-13-like; protein product: GIILVYDITDERSFENIQNWMKSIKENAAAGVERMLLGNKCDMENRRKIQKESGEKLAKEYGIRFFETSAKSSQNVDEAFNALATDILVQMSRRAGHGMKDPVDLKSSSKKGSNKCSLI